In Alteromonas mediterranea DE, a single genomic region encodes these proteins:
- a CDS encoding SDR family NAD(P)-dependent oxidoreductase codes for MTKNVLVTGGNRGIGLEIVKGMLSKGYKVLMGCRDEESGLEAKKDTVGGDLHIIEMPLDNETAIVDALVRAEAVYGPIDILINNAGVLDDTPWDEVNAETLAKSMQVNVNAPLTLIQQTLPQMIDRGFGRIINVSSSYGSFAEGLKGPLSYALSKAALNALTVKMAAVVDEASDSGSLNVKVNSMTPGWVHTRMGGSDAPKTPKEGADTAIWLATIEEGGPHGQFLKDREPIDW; via the coding sequence ATGACGAAGAACGTTTTAGTTACCGGTGGCAATCGCGGAATAGGTTTGGAAATAGTAAAGGGAATGCTCTCGAAAGGCTACAAAGTGCTAATGGGGTGTAGAGACGAAGAATCAGGTCTTGAAGCGAAAAAAGATACCGTTGGCGGAGACCTTCATATTATAGAAATGCCCTTAGACAACGAAACGGCTATTGTAGACGCCCTTGTGCGTGCCGAGGCCGTGTATGGCCCCATAGATATTTTAATCAATAACGCTGGGGTGTTAGATGATACACCCTGGGATGAGGTTAACGCAGAGACGCTTGCCAAGTCTATGCAAGTTAATGTGAATGCGCCGCTTACCCTTATTCAGCAAACCCTTCCCCAAATGATCGACCGTGGGTTTGGTAGAATTATTAACGTGAGTTCAAGCTACGGTAGTTTTGCTGAAGGGTTAAAGGGGCCACTTAGCTATGCGTTGTCGAAAGCCGCGCTGAACGCGTTAACAGTGAAGATGGCAGCAGTGGTAGACGAAGCATCCGATAGCGGCTCGCTCAATGTCAAAGTTAATAGTATGACACCAGGTTGGGTACACACCAGAATGGGTGGCAGCGATGCGCCTAAGACACCTAAGGAAGGGGCTGACACTGCTATTTGGTTAGCGACCATCGAGGAGGGCGGCCCGCACGGTCAATTTCTAAAAGACCGAGAGCCTATCGACTGGTAA
- a CDS encoding GGDEF domain-containing protein, whose translation MQKTLSQSLFQTLFIGVVIASLLIIGAVWRSANTLVVKNIEHDIQLAEKVFDKVVSDRQTVIKSVSKVLSRSFDFRRAVGTGSIPSIEAAFTSYADRLNTDIIALVSLDHQVVASHTELFKEGQNVQSSLALVAKGKDSGLFVVDNKLVQLNLIRVEIPTLRYYMLIGIEFDSVLLQELKELVDAEIIISQLDSNRILKTTLKEHEAKRVLASQRDPSWVDVTFKNQLTYVTRQVYLGSEETLPVKITLAVDTTSSFEAFTGVQLTIFAFSILAILIALGLSLLLARSVSQPVSTLVKAVNKVASGKYGATLKTPSKLKEITELANAVDSMQASIKSREKHIRYQAEHDVLTGLFNRNYVEGYFESELGSGHSVQVVAITVIGFRTINDLYGYSNGDNTLKALAERLQRWPGTSARLAGGEILYITHDALNDDQLETLKHILEQPVESNLIAIPVKVAMAVIDCPKDASSSEELFRKMNIVTDEAIHSDSWCVRYKADLEDKYTRRLSITTELKRALISQQNELSMVYQPKIDLQTMKVCSMEALIRWNNSVLGFVPPDEFITIAEQAGLIEQVTSWVMKQTISDLAYFREKGYGFTVAMNLSTQDIQNKVLLTKLVSLLTEEGLSPEALELEITESDLVADASLAIENLNELTARGFHFAIDDFGTGYSSLAYLKNLPVKTIKIDKSFILSLASDENDQQIVRTVLSLANVFNLKVVAEGVEDAASLDILKEWGCDIVQGYYISRPLSCADLESWLQNTPFGE comes from the coding sequence GTGCAAAAGACACTTAGTCAGAGTTTATTCCAAACCTTATTTATAGGAGTTGTAATAGCATCACTTCTGATAATTGGCGCTGTCTGGCGCTCTGCTAATACACTTGTGGTTAAAAATATCGAACACGATATCCAGTTAGCAGAAAAGGTCTTTGATAAAGTTGTTTCTGACAGGCAAACCGTAATTAAAAGTGTGTCAAAAGTGCTTTCTCGTTCATTTGATTTCAGACGGGCCGTGGGAACAGGTAGCATTCCCTCAATTGAAGCCGCCTTTACCAGTTATGCAGACAGGCTAAATACCGACATTATTGCACTAGTCAGTTTAGACCATCAGGTTGTTGCTTCACACACCGAGCTTTTCAAAGAAGGGCAAAATGTTCAAAGTAGCTTAGCCTTAGTTGCCAAGGGTAAAGATAGCGGTTTATTTGTCGTAGATAATAAATTAGTTCAGCTTAATCTCATTCGTGTAGAAATCCCTACACTTAGATACTACATGCTTATCGGTATTGAATTCGACAGTGTATTGCTACAAGAACTGAAAGAACTCGTCGATGCAGAAATCATAATATCGCAGCTCGATTCAAATCGTATACTTAAAACCACATTAAAGGAACACGAGGCTAAGCGAGTCCTTGCATCACAACGAGATCCTTCTTGGGTCGATGTAACGTTCAAAAATCAACTTACTTACGTAACGCGCCAAGTCTATTTAGGAAGCGAAGAAACCTTACCGGTTAAGATTACTCTAGCCGTTGATACCACTTCCTCTTTTGAGGCCTTTACCGGCGTGCAGCTCACTATCTTCGCCTTCTCTATTTTAGCGATATTGATTGCACTTGGTTTGTCACTATTGCTTGCACGAAGCGTGAGTCAGCCGGTATCTACATTAGTAAAAGCGGTTAATAAGGTGGCCTCGGGTAAATATGGTGCCACACTAAAAACCCCCTCAAAGCTTAAAGAAATTACCGAACTCGCCAATGCAGTAGACAGCATGCAGGCCAGTATTAAGAGCCGAGAAAAGCACATTCGCTATCAGGCTGAACACGATGTATTAACAGGGCTTTTTAACCGTAACTATGTGGAAGGCTATTTTGAGTCTGAGTTAGGAAGTGGGCACTCTGTTCAGGTTGTGGCAATCACGGTTATTGGTTTTAGAACCATTAACGATCTTTATGGCTATTCTAATGGTGATAACACATTAAAAGCCCTTGCTGAAAGGTTACAGCGTTGGCCCGGTACTTCAGCCCGTCTAGCTGGCGGAGAAATTCTTTACATTACACACGACGCACTCAATGATGATCAGCTTGAAACCCTCAAGCACATTTTAGAGCAGCCGGTAGAAAGTAATTTAATCGCTATTCCGGTAAAGGTAGCTATGGCTGTAATTGATTGCCCTAAAGATGCCTCGTCTTCTGAAGAATTGTTTAGAAAAATGAATATCGTGACAGACGAAGCGATACACAGCGACAGTTGGTGTGTTCGTTACAAAGCCGATCTGGAAGATAAATACACCAGAAGGCTGTCTATTACTACTGAGTTAAAGCGCGCGTTAATCAGTCAGCAAAATGAATTATCTATGGTTTATCAGCCTAAAATTGATTTACAAACCATGAAAGTATGCAGTATGGAAGCGCTCATTCGTTGGAACAACAGCGTACTTGGGTTTGTTCCTCCCGATGAGTTTATTACCATTGCTGAACAAGCAGGTTTGATAGAGCAGGTTACATCATGGGTGATGAAGCAAACCATTTCTGACTTGGCTTACTTCAGAGAAAAGGGCTATGGCTTTACGGTAGCCATGAATTTATCTACCCAGGATATTCAAAATAAGGTGCTGTTAACTAAACTTGTCTCGCTACTTACCGAAGAGGGCTTGTCGCCTGAAGCCCTTGAGCTTGAGATAACCGAAAGCGATCTGGTGGCAGACGCATCACTTGCGATTGAGAACTTAAACGAGTTAACCGCCCGTGGTTTTCATTTTGCCATCGATGACTTTGGTACGGGTTACTCTTCACTGGCTTATTTGAAAAACTTGCCAGTAAAAACCATTAAAATAGACAAGAGTTTTATACTGTCGCTTGCCAGTGATGAAAACGACCAGCAAATTGTCCGCACGGTTCTTAGCTTAGCTAATGTCTTTAACTTGAAAGTAGTTGCCGAAGGTGTAGAAGATGCCGCATCGTTAGACATTCTTAAAGAATGGGGATGTGACATAGTACAAGGCTACTACATCAGCCGCCCATTGAGTTGCGCTGACTTAGAAAGTTGGCTTCAAAATACGCCTTTCGGAGAATAG
- the secG gene encoding preprotein translocase subunit SecG yields MIYEVLLVAYLIVALLLIGFVLIQQGKGADMGASFGSGGSNTVFGSSGSGNFMTRTTAILAGLFFFISLSLGAMTANRESAEDEWDNLEIPAAVEQQVERPADQDVPVIEGAAQSDVPVVDGAAQGDVPAVEDDATDVPASDDTEGSN; encoded by the coding sequence ATGATTTACGAAGTGCTATTAGTAGCATACCTAATTGTGGCGCTTTTGCTTATTGGATTTGTTTTAATCCAGCAAGGTAAGGGTGCAGATATGGGCGCTTCATTTGGCTCAGGCGGTTCAAACACAGTGTTTGGCTCATCGGGTTCTGGAAACTTCATGACGCGCACAACGGCAATTTTAGCGGGTCTTTTCTTTTTTATCAGCCTATCGCTAGGCGCTATGACGGCTAACCGTGAAAGTGCTGAAGACGAGTGGGACAATCTAGAAATACCAGCGGCTGTTGAGCAGCAAGTAGAACGACCTGCAGACCAAGACGTACCTGTTATCGAAGGTGCAGCACAGAGCGACGTTCCTGTTGTTGATGGTGCAGCGCAAGGTGACGTACCAGCGGTTGAAGATGACGCGACAGACGTGCCAGCGTCTGACGATACTGAAGGTTCAAACTAA
- a CDS encoding hemerythrin domain-containing protein, which translates to MKIFEALRQDHEKQRLLLKILAETSGNTAARREYYEALKTQLESHAIAEERHFYTHLLEKDATVDLTRHGIAEHHEIDELLGKLDETDMSSPAWLRHLKTLQEKVEHHLADEEQEFFQVAGNVLNDSQKTKLANAYREEMKKELDEEKVTA; encoded by the coding sequence ATGAAAATATTTGAAGCACTGCGCCAAGACCATGAAAAGCAACGTTTGCTGCTTAAGATTCTCGCCGAAACAAGCGGCAACACTGCGGCACGTCGCGAGTACTATGAAGCACTTAAAACTCAGCTAGAGAGTCATGCTATCGCTGAAGAGCGACATTTTTATACCCATCTGCTAGAAAAGGATGCTACTGTCGACTTAACTCGTCATGGCATTGCAGAACATCATGAAATTGATGAACTGCTAGGTAAACTCGACGAAACTGATATGAGCTCGCCCGCTTGGCTACGTCATTTAAAAACGTTACAAGAAAAAGTTGAACATCACCTCGCGGATGAGGAACAAGAGTTCTTTCAAGTGGCGGGGAATGTACTAAACGATAGTCAGAAAACCAAGCTTGCTAACGCCTATCGCGAAGAAATGAAAAAAGAGCTAGACGAAGAAAAAGTTACAGCCTAG
- the gdhA gene encoding NADP-specific glutamate dehydrogenase — protein sequence MAEQSNLDEITTFLNDKFSGETEYLQATHEVLQDIVPIYNANAHYKAFDIVRRLCLAERIINFTVSWMNSEGNIEVNQGWRVQHNSAMGPYKGGLRFHPTVNLSVLKFLAFEQCFKNALTGLPMGGGKGGSDFNPKGRSDRDIMLFCQAFMRELQRHIGANTDVPAGDINVGAREIGYLYGEYRRLNNKFEGVLTGKGLEFGGSYVRTEATGFGLIYFLNAVCQYKKTDLKGKTVTVSGAGNVALHAALKAVEKGAKVISLSNSRGLLHSESGLSDKNLRWAIENHASSENILYDMAEQNMGAWVADKKPWHLKCDIALPCATQNELQEEDANALLNNGCKMVLEGANMPCTTDAQKQFFDAKITYVPGKASNAGGVALSGLEMGQNAMFNQRDASALDEQLCSIMNSIHERCVIEGKREDGYVDYMKGANIAAFRRLADAMLAQGV from the coding sequence ATGGCAGAACAAAGTAATTTGGATGAAATAACCACGTTTCTTAACGATAAATTTTCTGGCGAAACTGAATACCTTCAAGCCACTCACGAAGTACTTCAAGATATTGTTCCTATATACAATGCCAATGCGCACTACAAAGCGTTTGATATTGTTAGACGCCTCTGCCTTGCGGAGCGAATTATTAACTTTACTGTCTCGTGGATGAATAGCGAAGGTAACATTGAAGTAAATCAGGGGTGGCGTGTACAACACAACTCAGCGATGGGGCCATATAAAGGCGGTCTACGCTTTCACCCTACCGTAAATTTATCCGTGCTTAAATTCCTAGCGTTTGAACAGTGCTTTAAAAATGCATTGACCGGGCTGCCAATGGGTGGAGGAAAAGGCGGCTCAGATTTTAACCCTAAGGGGCGTTCAGATCGTGACATCATGTTGTTTTGCCAAGCATTTATGCGTGAGTTGCAACGACATATAGGCGCAAATACCGATGTACCCGCAGGCGACATTAATGTGGGGGCAAGAGAAATCGGGTATTTATATGGTGAATACCGCAGGTTAAATAATAAGTTTGAAGGCGTACTCACCGGCAAAGGCTTAGAGTTTGGTGGTAGCTATGTTCGAACCGAAGCAACAGGTTTTGGCCTCATCTACTTTTTAAATGCGGTGTGCCAGTATAAAAAGACCGACCTTAAGGGCAAAACAGTGACAGTATCTGGAGCCGGAAATGTCGCCCTTCATGCCGCCTTAAAAGCCGTTGAAAAAGGCGCTAAGGTAATTTCACTATCTAACAGCCGAGGGCTTTTACATAGTGAGAGCGGATTAAGTGATAAAAACCTGAGGTGGGCAATTGAAAATCATGCTTCAAGTGAAAACATACTCTATGACATGGCTGAACAAAATATGGGGGCGTGGGTAGCGGATAAAAAACCTTGGCACCTTAAATGCGACATAGCGCTCCCCTGTGCCACGCAAAACGAACTGCAAGAAGAAGATGCCAACGCACTGCTTAACAACGGATGTAAAATGGTATTAGAAGGTGCCAATATGCCTTGCACTACCGACGCGCAAAAACAGTTTTTTGACGCCAAAATAACCTACGTACCGGGCAAGGCATCTAATGCTGGAGGCGTTGCACTTTCAGGCTTAGAAATGGGTCAAAATGCTATGTTCAATCAGCGTGACGCCAGCGCGTTAGACGAACAGCTTTGCTCGATTATGAACAGTATTCACGAACGCTGTGTAATCGAAGGTAAGCGTGAAGATGGCTATGTCGATTATATGAAGGGGGCGAATATTGCGGCTTTCAGGCGGCTCGCCGATGCCATGCTAGCGCAAGGTGTTTAA
- a CDS encoding DUF2878 domain-containing protein — MKDSAVVKVVNFAWFQGVWWLVILFQNQAVIPVLGLIALWLFLSSKRIEDIKLMSAVFVLGTLVDALLTYSGLFIFNETEALLSFWPIPIWLSLLWVAFAGTVYHSLTVFKGRPVLASIAGAVFAPLSYIAGAKFGAVELGASILFSYIFIALVWSVVFPLCFYLSNRFEAKLSQA; from the coding sequence ATGAAAGATAGTGCAGTAGTTAAAGTTGTAAACTTCGCCTGGTTTCAGGGGGTTTGGTGGCTCGTTATTCTATTTCAGAACCAAGCCGTGATACCTGTTTTGGGCTTGATTGCGCTTTGGCTCTTTTTGTCTTCAAAACGCATTGAAGATATTAAGCTAATGAGCGCGGTATTTGTGTTAGGCACGCTAGTTGACGCACTACTCACTTACAGTGGTCTTTTCATTTTCAACGAGACAGAGGCGCTGCTTTCTTTTTGGCCCATTCCTATTTGGCTGAGTTTGCTTTGGGTTGCGTTTGCCGGCACCGTATATCACAGTTTGACCGTGTTCAAAGGCCGCCCTGTTCTTGCTTCCATCGCAGGCGCTGTATTTGCTCCACTCAGCTACATTGCCGGCGCTAAATTTGGCGCCGTTGAGCTTGGTGCGAGCATACTGTTTTCTTATATTTTCATCGCCCTAGTGTGGAGCGTGGTGTTCCCACTTTGTTTTTATCTATCCAATCGTTTTGAGGCAAAACTGTCTCAAGCGTGA
- the tpiA gene encoding triose-phosphate isomerase, which produces MSENLRKPFVAGNWKMNGNLALVAEFNQKLADVNASAEVVVCAPSLFLHAFDKDSFSVGTQNVSHLDNGAHTGELSVDMLKEAGCKYAIVGHSERREDQGESSELVALKAKKCVAAGVTPIICVGESLEIREADNVESFVGEQLDALINAMSVEELSKTVIAYEPIWAIGTGKTASPEQAQEVHEFIRGYFFKVDSQLAQGLRIVYGGSVKPDNAKTLFAQNDVDGGLIGGASLKAEDFISICQAAN; this is translated from the coding sequence GTGAGTGAAAATCTAAGAAAGCCATTCGTGGCTGGTAATTGGAAAATGAACGGAAATTTGGCACTTGTTGCTGAATTTAATCAAAAGTTAGCGGATGTAAACGCGAGTGCGGAAGTAGTGGTTTGCGCTCCTTCTTTGTTCTTACACGCATTTGATAAAGATTCGTTTTCAGTGGGTACTCAAAACGTTAGTCATTTAGATAACGGTGCTCATACCGGTGAGTTGTCGGTTGATATGCTCAAAGAAGCGGGTTGTAAATACGCTATAGTAGGGCACTCTGAACGACGAGAAGATCAAGGCGAGTCGAGCGAGCTTGTCGCATTAAAAGCTAAAAAATGCGTGGCTGCAGGTGTTACCCCCATTATTTGTGTGGGTGAGTCTCTTGAAATAAGAGAAGCTGACAACGTAGAGTCTTTTGTCGGTGAACAGCTTGACGCTCTTATTAATGCAATGTCTGTGGAAGAGCTAAGCAAAACAGTTATAGCTTACGAGCCAATTTGGGCAATAGGCACGGGTAAGACTGCCAGCCCAGAACAAGCGCAAGAAGTACACGAATTTATACGCGGTTACTTTTTTAAAGTAGATTCGCAATTGGCCCAAGGCCTTCGTATTGTATACGGTGGTAGTGTGAAGCCAGATAATGCTAAAACCCTATTTGCACAAAATGATGTAGATGGTGGGTTAATTGGCGGAGCCAGCTTAAAAGCTGAAGATTTTATTTCAATTTGCCAAGCGGCAAACTGA
- the glmM gene encoding phosphoglucosamine mutase gives MTQRKYFGTDGIRGKVGESNINPEFVTKLGWAAGKVLAGRGTNKVLIGKDTRISGYMLESSLEAGLSAAGINIGLLGPMPTPAIAYLTKTFRSEAGIVISASHNPFYDNGIKFFSAQGFKLDDDIELAIEAMLEQPMTCVASDKLGKATRINDAAGRYIEFCKGTFPSELSLTGLKIVVDCAHGATYHIAPNVLRELGATVIELGTTPDGLNINDGVGATSMKAIVEKVKESGADLGFALDGDGDRIMMVDHLGNVLDGDQIVYIIARDALKNGKMQGGVVGTLMSNLGLENALSKLGVPFARSNVGDRYVMELLQQKGWSIGGENSGHVLNLNMSSTGDGIVAGLQVLAAMLRSHMDLHDLASGFDMYPQTLVNVRYTNQDIDYLAHADVQNAKQEAELALGKTGRVLLRKSGTEPLIRVMVESNDEAQSHKWAEHIAETVRNLAN, from the coding sequence ATGACGCAGCGCAAATATTTCGGTACCGACGGCATTCGCGGCAAGGTTGGTGAAAGTAATATCAACCCAGAGTTTGTAACAAAGCTTGGATGGGCGGCCGGTAAGGTATTAGCTGGACGTGGTACGAATAAGGTTCTTATAGGTAAAGACACCCGCATTTCAGGCTATATGCTTGAATCTTCATTAGAAGCAGGGCTGTCTGCCGCAGGTATTAATATTGGCCTTTTAGGGCCAATGCCAACGCCAGCCATTGCGTACTTAACAAAAACATTTCGCTCTGAAGCGGGCATTGTTATCAGCGCATCGCATAACCCTTTTTATGATAATGGTATTAAGTTTTTCTCTGCCCAAGGGTTTAAACTTGATGATGATATCGAACTTGCCATTGAAGCTATGCTTGAGCAACCGATGACCTGTGTGGCGTCTGATAAGCTAGGTAAGGCTACGCGAATTAATGATGCTGCTGGTCGTTATATCGAATTTTGTAAAGGCACATTTCCCTCTGAGCTGTCACTGACAGGTTTAAAAATCGTCGTTGACTGCGCACATGGGGCTACCTATCACATTGCACCTAATGTATTACGAGAGCTGGGCGCTACGGTTATTGAACTTGGCACAACACCCGATGGTTTAAACATCAACGACGGTGTTGGTGCAACGTCGATGAAAGCGATTGTTGAAAAGGTAAAAGAGAGCGGTGCTGACCTAGGTTTTGCTTTAGACGGTGATGGCGATCGCATTATGATGGTAGACCACCTTGGTAACGTTTTAGACGGAGACCAAATTGTCTACATTATTGCACGAGACGCACTTAAAAATGGTAAAATGCAAGGCGGCGTTGTGGGTACGCTTATGAGCAACCTAGGCCTTGAAAACGCGCTATCTAAATTAGGCGTGCCTTTTGCCAGAAGTAATGTTGGCGACCGTTACGTTATGGAACTCTTACAGCAAAAAGGTTGGTCTATTGGGGGCGAAAATTCAGGTCATGTCCTTAACCTGAATATGAGTTCTACGGGTGACGGTATCGTGGCTGGATTGCAAGTTTTAGCAGCAATGCTTCGCTCGCATATGGACTTGCACGATTTAGCGAGCGGTTTCGACATGTACCCTCAAACGCTAGTCAATGTGCGTTACACAAATCAAGACATAGACTACCTCGCTCATGCTGATGTTCAAAATGCTAAACAAGAAGCCGAATTAGCACTGGGTAAAACGGGTAGGGTATTACTACGTAAAAGTGGTACTGAACCCCTCATTCGTGTGATGGTGGAATCAAATGATGAAGCCCAATCTCACAAATGGGCAGAGCATATTGCTGAAACTGTTCGTAATCTCGCCAATTAG
- a CDS encoding YqaE/Pmp3 family membrane protein has protein sequence MDIIRILLSILLPPLGVFLQVGLGAHFWINILLTILGYFPGVIHAIYIIAKK, from the coding sequence ATGGACATCATTCGTATACTACTATCGATTTTACTACCACCGCTGGGCGTGTTTCTTCAAGTTGGGCTAGGCGCTCATTTCTGGATTAATATTCTGCTAACCATCCTGGGCTACTTTCCAGGGGTTATCCACGCCATTTACATTATCGCTAAAAAGTAG
- a CDS encoding diacylglycerol kinase family protein, producing the protein MKMVKYYVLGAIAALVLTFILPIIVLKLLFGWVAFSLIAVSSAYLLNYPSLFRKREDGSIPFYIRWVFIPFLLGTGLYNAYARRTDKVPPLQKIEPNLFLGCRMSSKHVPLLNKNNIDAILDVTAEFDGLDWTAYQEDYRYLNVPVLDHTSPTPEQLVLAINWLNQQISANKNVVVHCALGRGRSVLVVAAYLLAKNPDLTVEQALSQINQIRQTARLNKRQLASLQKVRDGGLLSLQKKLTLIVNPVSGGGKWAQYKEDVLSRLNEKFEVTVKETTPDVDGKALAEAARDDGVDIVIACGGDGTLTEVASALVNTNVTMGIIPFGTANALSQVLHGYISKVMPVSTACDIIIEGNTLNIDTATCNDRVMLLVAAVGFEEKMISSADREEKDMGGQFAYLKGLWNAISNNENMTFSVEIEGREAENFETPSFVIANAAPMTTALAQGAEQPNITDGKLDLTWLEPQTTSDKQFLSLAELVLSPADAKKQSDSIRHERAATITLTFDKPTAYAVDGEIYEGNSLTIKTVPRSLTVLTNFSNKD; encoded by the coding sequence GTGAAAATGGTGAAGTATTACGTACTAGGTGCAATTGCAGCCTTAGTATTAACGTTTATCTTACCGATAATCGTATTGAAATTGCTGTTTGGATGGGTTGCTTTTTCACTAATAGCAGTAAGTAGCGCCTACTTGCTGAACTACCCTAGCCTCTTTCGTAAACGCGAAGACGGCTCTATTCCATTTTATATTCGCTGGGTTTTCATTCCTTTTCTGTTAGGTACTGGGCTTTACAATGCGTATGCGCGCCGAACAGATAAAGTACCGCCGCTTCAAAAAATCGAGCCCAATTTGTTTTTGGGCTGTCGAATGTCAAGCAAACACGTTCCTTTGCTTAACAAAAATAATATCGACGCTATTTTAGATGTGACAGCTGAATTTGATGGCCTTGACTGGACGGCCTACCAAGAAGATTATCGCTATTTAAATGTTCCCGTGCTGGATCACACAAGCCCCACACCTGAACAGTTAGTATTGGCCATTAACTGGCTAAACCAACAAATATCGGCAAACAAAAATGTGGTTGTTCATTGTGCGCTTGGTCGTGGCCGCTCTGTATTAGTCGTCGCCGCCTATTTGCTTGCGAAGAATCCAGACTTGACCGTAGAGCAAGCACTTTCACAAATAAATCAAATCCGTCAAACAGCAAGGTTGAATAAACGCCAATTGGCATCACTTCAAAAAGTAAGAGACGGCGGGTTGTTGTCACTTCAGAAGAAACTAACGCTTATCGTTAACCCCGTATCAGGTGGTGGAAAATGGGCGCAGTATAAAGAAGATGTATTGTCTCGGCTTAACGAAAAGTTTGAAGTTACCGTAAAAGAAACCACACCGGACGTTGACGGAAAAGCCCTAGCAGAGGCGGCAAGAGATGACGGCGTTGACATTGTAATAGCGTGTGGTGGAGACGGTACCTTAACCGAGGTGGCATCGGCGCTAGTTAATACAAACGTTACCATGGGCATCATCCCTTTTGGTACTGCGAATGCGTTAAGCCAGGTATTGCACGGCTATATCAGTAAAGTAATGCCTGTTAGTACCGCTTGCGACATCATCATCGAAGGGAATACGCTTAACATTGATACCGCCACATGCAACGACCGTGTAATGCTGTTGGTAGCAGCGGTAGGCTTTGAAGAAAAAATGATTTCATCTGCCGACCGTGAAGAAAAAGATATGGGTGGGCAATTCGCCTATTTAAAAGGTTTATGGAACGCCATATCCAACAACGAAAACATGACTTTTAGCGTTGAAATAGAAGGTCGCGAAGCCGAGAATTTTGAAACTCCAAGCTTTGTTATTGCTAATGCAGCGCCGATGACTACAGCACTCGCCCAAGGTGCAGAGCAACCTAATATTACAGATGGCAAGTTAGACTTAACATGGCTTGAGCCACAAACCACATCCGACAAACAATTTTTGTCGCTAGCAGAGCTTGTGTTAAGCCCTGCTGATGCAAAAAAACAATCAGATTCTATACGTCATGAACGCGCAGCAACTATCACTTTAACGTTTGATAAACCGACAGCCTATGCCGTAGACGGCGAAATTTATGAAGGGAACTCACTTACAATAAAAACCGTTCCTCGCAGTCTTACAGTGCTGACAAATTTTAGCAATAAGGATTAA
- a CDS encoding HAD family hydrolase yields the protein MDLIFFDLDGTLLNKSSQISSFTKETLALLGEKDIAFTVATGRTMHSAQFVLEGQSFLLPHIYNNGVAIWDPSGNALTLENLLAPSEVNLIIEHAVKNNITPFINTVNMDSPNHEHVIYHSTPKYQVERDLIEKYFSRTKAKLDTIESLPATAHITNISMIGDAALVYDMYQQLNMHDELIAYSGPAIEGDEYRWMDVHHKLASKGSAVELLRNQLGASNVICFGDSDNDLSMFELADEAYAPSNAKPYIKDAATSVIGHHDEDGIARFLRERFSL from the coding sequence ATGGATTTAATATTTTTTGATTTAGACGGGACATTATTGAACAAGTCCTCTCAAATCTCATCGTTTACCAAAGAGACCTTAGCACTACTCGGTGAAAAAGATATCGCCTTTACCGTCGCGACAGGGCGCACTATGCATTCTGCTCAGTTCGTATTGGAGGGGCAGTCTTTTTTGCTGCCTCATATTTACAATAATGGTGTCGCAATTTGGGACCCGTCGGGCAATGCCCTTACGTTAGAAAACCTTTTAGCGCCTAGTGAAGTTAACCTTATTATTGAGCATGCGGTCAAAAACAATATTACGCCATTTATCAATACGGTGAATATGGACAGCCCTAATCACGAGCATGTGATTTATCATTCGACACCTAAATACCAAGTAGAGCGCGATTTAATTGAAAAATATTTTTCTAGAACTAAGGCGAAACTTGACACTATTGAATCACTTCCGGCAACCGCGCATATAACCAATATCAGCATGATTGGAGATGCAGCGCTTGTATACGATATGTATCAACAATTAAACATGCATGATGAACTTATCGCCTACTCTGGCCCAGCAATAGAGGGTGACGAGTACCGTTGGATGGATGTGCACCACAAGTTAGCGAGTAAAGGCAGTGCCGTTGAGCTTTTGAGAAACCAGCTTGGCGCCAGCAATGTGATTTGCTTTGGAGATAGTGACAACGACTTAAGTATGTTTGAACTTGCGGATGAAGCCTACGCCCCATCGAATGCTAAACCTTATATCAAAGACGCAGCAACATCCGTTATTGGCCACCACGATGAAGACGGCATAGCTCGCTTTTTAAGAGAGCGTTTTTCACTCTAG